A region from the Alnus glutinosa chromosome 5, dhAlnGlut1.1, whole genome shotgun sequence genome encodes:
- the LOC133868974 gene encoding uncharacterized protein LOC133868974 — protein MLLEDSESENELELLSAIVLARRYFKRKGGSSSRRGGSVPGRMFIDHDSLQGHQRLFLDYFADSPVYPPKIFRRRFRMHRHLFCRILSKVEEYDPYFVQRRNCAGIIGLSSLQKVTAAFRMLAYGVPADYVDEYVRIGETTAIESLQRFVSAVVNIFSNEYLRSPNSNDVARLLEVGKTRGFPAEGRAPPANYTINGHNYTMGYYLGDGIYPQWSTTVKTISCPQGKKAKLFAAAQESARKDVERAFGVLQTRFAIVRGPARGWSRETLTYIMKACIIMHNMIVEDERNTEDASDIDYEQIDETPYVQISHEHTPRFLEFIERHVNIRDRQTHSQLQSDLIEHL, from the exons ATGCTCCTGGAAGACTCTGAATCTGAGAATGAGTTGGAACTACTTTCTGCAATTGTTCTGGCACGTAGATATTTCAAAAGAAAGGGAGGATCTAGTTCACGTCGTGGTGGTTCTGTTCCAGGACGTATGTTCATCGATCATGATTCTTTGCAAGGCCACCAAAGgctttttttggattattttgctGATTCACCAGTATATCCTCCAAAAATATTTCGCAGGAGGTTTCGGATGCATCGTCATCTTTTTTGTCGTATTTTGTCTAAGGTAGAAGAGTACGATCCGTACTTTGTCCAAAGAAGAAATTGTGCTGGAATAATCGGTTTGTCTTCCCTTCAAAAAGTGACTGCCGCATTTAGGATGCTCGCTTATGGAGTACCAGCTGACTACGTTGATGAGTATGTGCGAATTGGAGAAACCACTGCAATAGAATCTCTTCAAAGGTTTGTTAGTGCGGTggttaatattttttctaatgaaTATTTAAGGTCTCCAAACAGCAATGACGTTGCTAGATTGTTAGAAGTTGGCAAAACTCGTGGTTTTCCAG CTGAAGGGCGTGCTCCTCCAGCCAATTACACAATCAATGGTCATAACTACACAATGGGATACTATCTTGGTGATGGTATATATCCACAGTGGTCAACTACTGTAAAGACAATTTCATGCCCACAAGGAAAAAAGGCAAAACTATTTGCTGCAGCCCAAGAGTCAGCAAGAAAGGACGTGGAACGTGCGTTTGGAGTGCTTCAAACACGATTCGCAATCGTTCGTGGACCTGCACGGGGTTGGAGCCGTGAAACGCTCACTTACATTATGAAAGCGTGCATAATAATGCATAACATGATCGTTGAAGACGAACGAAATACTGAAGATGCTAGTGACATTGATTATGAACAAATCGATGAAACTCCTTATGTACAAATTTCTCACGAGCATACCCCTAGATTTTTGGAGTTCATTGAAAGGCATGTGAACATTAGAGATCGTCAAACTCATTCTCAACTACAATCCGACCTTATCGAGCACCTATGA
- the LOC133868975 gene encoding protein DOG1-like 4, with the protein MKTLVEEKFSDFFEKWVCELEENVQQLLSVSTEKPNEAELQALVSRVTTHYKEYYTVKWASAHEDVLAFFCPVWLSPLENACLWVTDWKPSMAFQVIDTLRKTIVVPGASILDMSEEQVKKIEELRVKIRLEKEKVEREMERQQVSVADRRMVELARLASRVRNGDGMGRVDVLVEVALKGLLGGLERVMKAADCVRLKTLKGLLEVLNPSQCVDFLAGICTLQIRLRQRGKKRESQKENRMVEEPKLV; encoded by the exons atgaaaacccTAGTTGAAGAGAAGTTCTCTGACTTCTTTGAGAAGTGGGTCTGCGAGCTTGAAGAAAATGTCCAACAACTCCTAAGTGTGTCGACAGAGAAGCCGAACGAAGCAGAGCTACAAGCCCTGGTGTCTAGGGTTACAACCCATTACAAGGAGTACTACACTGTGAAATGGGCTAGCGCTCATGAAGATGTGCTTGCCTTCTTCTGTCCAGTATGGTTGAGTCCCTTAGAGAATGCTTGTTTATGGGTCACGGATTGGAAGCCATCGATGGCGTTTCAAGTCATTGACACGTTGAGGAAGACGATTGTGGTGCCGGGAGCTAGTATCTTGGACATGTCCGAAGAGCAG GTGAAAAAGATTGAGGAGCTGAGAGTGAAGATAAGGCTGGAGAAGGAGAAGGTGGAGAGGGAAATGGAGAGGCAGCAGGTGTCCGTGGCGGATAGAAGGATGGTGGAGTTGGCACGGCTGGCAAGCCGGGTGAGGAACGGGGATGGGATGGGTCGGGTGGATGTGTTGGTGGAGGTGGCATTGAAGGGGCTCCTGGGTGGCTTGGAGAGGGTCATGAAGGCTGCAGATTGTGTGAGGCTGAAAACTTTGAAGGGGTTGCTGGAAGTGCTGAACCCATCGCAGTGTGTTGACTTCTTGGCCGGGATTTGTACGCTACAGATTCGGCTCAGGCAACGggggaagaaaagagagagccAGAAGGAGAATAGAATGGTCGAAGAACCCAAACTTGTTTAG